One Ricinus communis isolate WT05 ecotype wild-type chromosome 1, ASM1957865v1, whole genome shotgun sequence DNA window includes the following coding sequences:
- the LOC125369935 gene encoding uncharacterized protein LOC125369935, translated as MLLKQWKKENKTTNVWELLMHPSDHIKALIQALSSISVSTTATPKEMIKTVIEKTTRMITFSDEDLPLEERDHNKANFLDVVDYLEWLANIVPARKKDGKVRMCVDYQDLNKACPKNDFPLPYIDVIVDSFASNAMYSFMDGFSGYNQIIMAAMDKLKTSFITE; from the coding sequence ATGTTGTTAAAGCAATGGAAGAAGGAAAACAAAACAACCAATGTTTGGGAACTTCTGATGCACCCATCGGACCATATAAAGGCTTTAATTCAAGCCTTGTCTAGTATAAGTGTTAGCACAACAGCTACCCCTAAAGAAATGATCAAAACGGTGATTGAAAAGACCACTAGGATGATCACCTTCTCGGATGAAGACCTACCACTTGAGGAAAGGGATCACAATAAGGCCAATTTCCTCGACGTAGTTGACTATCTTGAATGGTTGGCAAACATTGTCCCAGCCcggaagaaggatggtaaaGTCCGGATGTGTGTGGATTACCAAGACTTGAACAAGGCATGCCCTAAGAATGACTTTCCTCTTCCTTATATAGATGTAATAGTTGATAGTTTCGCCTCAAATGCGATGTACTCTTTTATGGATGGGTTCTCCGGGTACAATCAGATCATAATGGCAGCAATGGACAAGCTGAAAACGTCGTTTATCACTGAGTGA
- the LOC8276861 gene encoding AAA-ATPase At2g46620 produces MISTNTFLVFVSVIPVFFLLRFLFRTSFLQILVGYWRSFEDHFHVYQFYKVPQFNEHFQGNQLFRKVFTYLSSLPAMEDSDFTNLFSGPKSNDIILHLDEKQVIQDKFLSARVWWSNEKSENNNGQRTLVLKLRKKDKKRILRPYLQHILSAVDEIEQRKKEIKLYMNLEIREPQGNGRWRWVPFTHPATMDTVVMDGDLKNKVKADLESFLKSKQYYHRLGRVWKRSYLLYGASGTGKSSFIAAMAKFLNFDVYDVDISKVSDDSDLNMLLLQTTSRSMIVIEDLDRFLMEKSKSVGLSGVLNFMDGIVSCCGEERVMVFTMNSKDQVVEPEVMRPGRIDVHVQFPLCDFSAFKNLANSYLGLKEHKLFSQVEEIFQAGGQSLSPAEIGEIMISNRSSPSRALKSVISAMQNNSKVGAQRLSESRSVRSGDHQETGEAEGGVFCRESVHTVREFRKLYGLLRMGSRRKEEVLDLGSVDKEGSKHGA; encoded by the coding sequence ATGATTTCCACCAACACATTTCTTGTATTTGTATCTGTCATTCCTGTGTTTTTCCTCCTCCGGTTCTTGTTTAGAACATCTTTTCTGCAAATTCTTGTAGGATATTGGAGATCATTTGAAGACCATTTTCATGTATACCAATTCTACAAAGTTCCACAGTTCAATGAACATTTCCAAGGAAACCAGCTCTTCCGTAAGGTCTTCACTTATCTAAGCTCTTTGCCTGCTATGGAAGACTCCGATTTCACAAACCTCTTCTCGGGTCCTAAATCCAATGATATCATCCTCCATCTCGATGAAAAGCAAGTCATCCAGGATAAGTTCTTAAGTGCTAGAGTGTGGTGGAGCAACGagaaatctgaaaataataatgggCAAAGAACTTTGGTGTTGAAGCTAAGGAAgaaagataagaaaagaatcctGCGGCCTTATCTGCAGCATATTCTTTCAGCTGTCGATGAGATTGAgcagagaaaaaaagaaatcaaacttTATATGAATCTTGAGATCAGGGAGCCTCAAGGAAATGGAAGGTGGAGATGGGTTCCCTTTACGCATCCCGCCACCATGGATACGGTGGTTATGGACGGTGACTTGAAGAACAAGGTAAAAGCTGATCTAGAATCTTTCTTGAAGTCAAAGCAGTATTATCACAGACTGGGACGAGTTTGGAAAAGAAGTTATCTTTTATATGGTGCTTCTGGTACTGGAAAATCTAGTTTTATTGCAGCCATGGCTAAATTCCTGAATTTTGATGTGTATGATGTTGATATCTCCAAGGTTTCTGATGATTCTGATTTGAATATGCTTCTATTACAAACTACGAGCCGTTCGATGATTGTTATCGAGGATCTTGATCGATTCTTGATGGAGAAGTCGAAGTCTGTGGGCTTATCAGGGGTGTTGAATTTCATGGATGGAATTGTTTCCTGTTGTGGGGAGGAAAGAGTGATGGTATTTACAATGAACAGTAAAGATCAAGTTGTTGAACCAGAAGTAATGAGGCCAGGAAGGATTGATGTTCATGTACAGTTTCCTTTATGTGATTTCTCAGCATTCAAGAATTTGGCAAATAGTTACTTAGGATTGAAGGAACACAAGCTTTTCTCTCAGGTGGAGGAAATTTTCCAGGCTGGAGGACAAAGTTTAAGTCCAGCTGAGATTGGCGAGATCATGATTTCCAACAGAAGTTCTCCAAGCCGGGCTCTGAAATCAGTGATTTCAGCCATGCAAAACAACAGTAAGGTGGGGGCGCAAAGGTTAAGTGAGAGTAGATCAGTTCGGTCAGGTGATCATCAGGAGACAGGTGAAGCGGAAGGAGGCGTGTTCTGCAGAGAAAGTGTTCACACAGTAAGGGAATTTAGAAAGTTGTATGGACTTTTGAGGATGGGAAGTAGAAGGAAAGAGGAGGTATTGGATTTGGGTTCAGTAGATAAGGAAGGATCCAAGCATGGAGCTTAA